Proteins encoded together in one Rhizobium bangladeshense window:
- the topA gene encoding type I DNA topoisomerase, with amino-acid sequence MNVVVVESPAKAKTINKYLGSGYKVLASFGHVRDLPAKDGSVLPDQDFEMLWEVDGASAKRMKDIADAVKSSDGLFLATDPDREGEAISWHVLDMLNKKRVLNGKSVKRVVFNAITKKAVLDAMADPRDIDVPLVDAYLARRALDYLVGFNLSPVLWRKLPGARSAGRVQSVALRLVCDRETEIERFISEEYWNISALLKTPRGDEFEARLVSANGKRLQPRAIGNGEDAGRLKALLEGASYIVDTVEAKPVKRNPGPPFTTSTLQQAASSNLGFSASRTMQIAQKLYEGVDIGGETVGLITYMRTDGVQMAPEAIDAARRAILEQFGERYLPDKARFYSTKAKNAQEAHEAIRPTDFNRSPDRLRKFLDADQIRLYDLIWKRGIASQMASAEIERTTAEIIADNKGEKAGLRAVGSVVRFDGFIAAYTDQKEDGEQSDDADEDGRLPEINARETLAKQKINSTQHFTEPPPRYSEASLIKKMEELGIGRPSTYAATLATLRDREYVTIDKRKLIPQAKGRLVTAFLESFFTKYVEYDFTADLEEKLDRISAGELNWKQVLRDFWKDFFAQIEDTKELRVTNVLDSLNEALAPLVFPKREDGGDPRICQVCGTGNLSLKLGRYGAFVGCSNYPECNYTRQLSSENGGEAEGVALNEPKSLGADPTTGEELTLRSGRFGPYIQRGDGKEAKRASLPKGWKPEDIDYEKAMALISLPRDIGKHPETGKMISSGIGRYGPFLLHDGSYANLESVEDVFSVGLNRAVTLIAEKANKAPGRGSRSTPAALKTLGDHPDGGAITVRDGKYGPYVNWGKVNATLPKGKDPQAITIEEALALITEKAGKAPAGKTAKAKAKPKAAAAEAKATKTAAKPKATKAKAPAKSKKS; translated from the coding sequence ATGAATGTTGTAGTGGTGGAATCGCCTGCCAAGGCCAAGACGATCAACAAGTATCTGGGCTCGGGATACAAAGTGCTCGCCTCCTTCGGCCATGTGCGCGATCTGCCTGCCAAGGACGGCTCTGTTCTCCCCGATCAGGATTTCGAAATGCTCTGGGAGGTCGACGGCGCCTCGGCCAAGCGGATGAAGGACATCGCCGACGCGGTGAAGTCGTCCGACGGGCTATTTCTCGCGACCGACCCCGATCGCGAAGGCGAAGCGATTTCCTGGCACGTCCTCGACATGCTGAACAAGAAGCGCGTGCTGAACGGCAAGTCCGTCAAGCGCGTCGTCTTCAACGCGATCACTAAAAAAGCCGTGCTCGACGCGATGGCCGATCCTCGCGATATCGACGTGCCGCTGGTCGACGCCTATCTCGCACGCCGCGCACTCGACTATCTCGTCGGATTCAATCTTTCGCCCGTGCTGTGGCGCAAACTGCCGGGCGCGCGTTCGGCCGGTCGCGTCCAGTCGGTGGCGCTTCGCCTGGTCTGCGACCGCGAAACCGAGATCGAGCGTTTCATTTCGGAAGAGTACTGGAATATCTCGGCGCTGCTGAAGACGCCGCGCGGCGACGAATTCGAGGCAAGGCTGGTTTCGGCAAACGGCAAACGGCTGCAGCCGCGGGCGATAGGCAACGGCGAGGATGCAGGCCGCCTGAAGGCATTGCTCGAAGGCGCCAGCTATATCGTCGACACGGTCGAAGCAAAACCGGTCAAGCGCAACCCGGGCCCGCCGTTCACCACTTCGACGCTGCAGCAGGCGGCATCATCCAATCTCGGCTTCTCCGCTTCGCGCACGATGCAGATCGCTCAGAAGCTCTATGAAGGCGTCGATATTGGCGGCGAGACCGTCGGTCTCATCACCTATATGCGTACCGATGGCGTACAGATGGCGCCGGAGGCGATCGACGCGGCACGACGCGCAATCCTCGAACAGTTCGGCGAACGCTACCTGCCTGACAAGGCCCGCTTCTATTCCACCAAGGCGAAGAACGCCCAGGAGGCGCACGAGGCGATCCGCCCGACAGATTTCAACCGCTCGCCCGATCGTCTGCGCAAATTCCTCGACGCCGACCAGATCCGGCTCTACGACCTGATCTGGAAGCGCGGCATCGCCAGCCAGATGGCTTCGGCGGAAATCGAGCGTACGACGGCCGAAATCATCGCCGACAATAAGGGCGAGAAGGCAGGCCTGCGCGCCGTCGGTTCGGTCGTCCGCTTCGACGGCTTCATCGCCGCCTATACCGACCAGAAGGAGGACGGCGAGCAGAGCGACGATGCCGACGAGGATGGTCGCCTGCCGGAGATCAATGCGCGCGAGACGCTTGCCAAGCAGAAGATCAATTCGACCCAGCATTTCACCGAGCCGCCGCCGCGCTATTCGGAAGCGTCGCTGATCAAGAAAATGGAAGAGCTCGGCATCGGCCGCCCTTCCACCTATGCCGCGACGCTCGCGACGCTACGCGATCGTGAGTACGTGACGATCGACAAACGCAAGTTGATCCCGCAGGCCAAGGGCCGGCTGGTGACGGCTTTCCTCGAAAGCTTCTTCACCAAATATGTCGAATATGATTTCACCGCCGACCTCGAGGAAAAGCTCGACCGGATTTCCGCCGGGGAATTGAACTGGAAGCAGGTGCTGCGCGATTTCTGGAAGGATTTCTTCGCGCAGATCGAAGACACGAAGGAACTGCGCGTCACCAACGTGCTCGACTCGCTGAACGAGGCGCTGGCGCCTCTCGTCTTCCCGAAACGCGAGGATGGCGGTGACCCCAGGATCTGCCAGGTCTGCGGCACCGGCAATCTTTCGCTCAAGCTTGGCAGATACGGCGCCTTCGTCGGCTGTTCAAATTATCCCGAATGCAACTACACCCGCCAGCTCTCCTCCGAAAATGGTGGAGAAGCAGAGGGTGTCGCGCTCAACGAGCCGAAGAGCCTCGGCGCCGACCCCACGACCGGTGAGGAACTGACGCTCCGTTCCGGCCGCTTCGGTCCCTATATCCAGCGCGGTGACGGCAAGGAGGCCAAACGTGCCTCGTTGCCGAAGGGCTGGAAGCCTGAGGATATCGACTATGAGAAGGCGATGGCGCTGATCTCGCTGCCGCGCGATATCGGCAAACATCCCGAAACCGGCAAGATGATCTCGTCGGGCATCGGCCGCTACGGTCCGTTCCTTCTGCATGACGGTTCCTATGCCAATCTGGAATCCGTGGAGGACGTCTTCTCCGTCGGCCTCAACCGTGCCGTGACGCTGATCGCCGAAAAAGCCAACAAGGCGCCGGGCCGGGGCTCGCGCAGCACACCGGCGGCGCTGAAGACGCTCGGCGATCACCCCGATGGCGGTGCCATCACTGTTCGCGACGGCAAATACGGCCCCTATGTCAACTGGGGCAAGGTCAACGCAACGCTGCCGAAGGGCAAGGATCCGCAGGCAATCACCATCGAAGAGGCGCTTGCGCTGATCACCGAAAAAGCCGGCAAGGCCCCCGCAGGCAAGACGGCCAAGGCGAAAGCCAAGCCGAAAGCGGCGGCGGCCGAAGCCAAGGCAACCAAGACGGCCGCCAAGCCGAAAGCAACGAAGGCGAAGGCGCCCGCAAAATCGAAAAAGAGCTGA
- the plsY gene encoding glycerol-3-phosphate 1-O-acyltransferase PlsY — protein sequence MLSNLMSWQITLPIALAAAVIGYLFGSIPFGLILTRAAGLGDVRSIGSGNIGATNVLRTGNRKLAAATLLLDALKASAAALVVGYFLGDEAAIIAGFFAFIGHLFPVWIGFKGGKGVATYIGTLLGVAPIMVVLFAAVWLAVAVTTRYSSLSALVAMLVIPVALLILGNEKVAAVMAIMTLISYWKHRANISRLMGGTESKIGAKG from the coding sequence ATGTTATCCAATCTCATGTCATGGCAGATCACGCTGCCGATCGCACTTGCGGCCGCCGTCATCGGCTATCTCTTCGGCTCGATTCCTTTCGGCCTGATTCTCACGCGCGCCGCCGGCCTCGGTGATGTGCGCAGCATCGGCTCCGGCAATATCGGCGCGACCAATGTGCTCAGAACCGGAAACCGGAAGCTCGCCGCCGCGACGCTGCTGCTCGATGCTCTGAAGGCATCGGCGGCCGCCTTGGTTGTCGGCTATTTCCTCGGTGACGAGGCCGCGATCATCGCCGGCTTCTTTGCCTTCATAGGCCACCTCTTTCCCGTCTGGATCGGATTCAAGGGCGGCAAGGGCGTGGCCACCTATATCGGCACACTTCTCGGCGTCGCGCCAATCATGGTGGTGCTCTTCGCCGCCGTCTGGCTGGCGGTCGCCGTCACTACCCGCTATTCCTCGCTGTCGGCGCTCGTCGCCATGCTCGTCATTCCGGTTGCCCTGCTGATACTGGGCAATGAAAAGGTGGCGGCAGTGATGGCGATCATGACGCTCATCTCCTACTGGAAACACAGGGCAAATATTTCGCGCCTGATGGGGGGAACGGAAAGCAAGATCGGGGCGAAGGGATAA
- the dprA gene encoding DNA-processing protein DprA, with the protein MDAPSAGSKGTVLSERQRIAWLRLIRSDNVGPATFRDLINHFGSAEAALAALPELSARGGATRAIRVASEAEAHRELEAAHRFGARFVGIGEPDYPQALKQIDGAPPLLAVKGALAAAKRPAVGIVGSRNASAAGAKFAAMVARDCGRAGYTVVSGLARGIDTAAHRASLGTGTIAALAGGLDKPYPPENLGLIEEITGGNGLAVSEMPFGWEPRARDFPRRNRLIAGIALGVVIIEAAMRSGSLITARLAGEFGRLVFAVPGSPLDPRCHGTNGLLKDGASIVTEPADVIEALAPLAQLDLFPLSMAEEPARESRAITMPPDDSDRMRIIDALGPTPVEVDDVIRHTGLSASAVYLILLELDISGRLHRHQGGLVSLSD; encoded by the coding sequence ATGGATGCGCCGAGCGCGGGATCGAAAGGCACAGTGCTGAGCGAAAGGCAGAGGATTGCCTGGCTGCGCCTGATCCGTTCCGACAATGTCGGCCCTGCGACCTTTCGCGATCTCATCAATCATTTCGGTTCGGCCGAGGCGGCACTTGCGGCGCTGCCAGAGCTTTCAGCGCGCGGCGGCGCGACGCGGGCCATCCGGGTTGCCAGTGAAGCCGAGGCGCACCGGGAACTGGAGGCGGCGCATCGTTTCGGCGCCCGCTTCGTCGGCATCGGCGAGCCGGACTACCCGCAGGCGCTGAAACAGATCGACGGCGCGCCGCCGCTTCTTGCCGTCAAGGGCGCGCTTGCTGCCGCCAAACGACCGGCCGTTGGCATCGTCGGTTCCCGCAACGCCTCGGCCGCAGGCGCCAAATTCGCAGCGATGGTGGCGCGCGACTGCGGCCGGGCAGGTTACACGGTCGTCTCCGGCCTGGCGCGTGGCATCGACACGGCAGCGCACCGGGCAAGCCTCGGCACGGGCACGATCGCGGCCCTTGCCGGCGGTCTTGACAAGCCCTATCCGCCGGAAAATCTCGGCCTCATCGAAGAGATAACAGGCGGCAACGGCCTGGCGGTGAGCGAAATGCCCTTCGGCTGGGAGCCCCGCGCCCGCGATTTCCCGCGCCGGAACCGGCTGATCGCTGGCATCGCGCTCGGCGTGGTGATCATCGAAGCAGCGATGCGCTCGGGCTCGCTGATCACGGCCCGCCTTGCCGGCGAGTTCGGCCGCCTGGTGTTTGCCGTGCCCGGCTCGCCGCTCGATCCGCGCTGTCATGGCACAAACGGTCTGCTCAAGGATGGCGCGTCGATCGTTACTGAGCCTGCCGATGTCATCGAAGCCCTGGCGCCGCTTGCGCAACTCGACCTCTTCCCTTTGTCGATGGCGGAGGAGCCGGCACGCGAGAGCAGGGCAATAACGATGCCGCCCGACGATTCAGACCGGATGCGCATCATCGACGCACTCGGGCCGACGCCTGTCGAGGTCGACGACGTCATTCGCCACACCGGCCTTTCGGCATCGGCGGTCTATCTCATCCTTCTGGAACTCGATATTTCGGGCAGGCTGCATCGGCATCAGGGCGGCCTCGTCTCGCTTTCCGATTGA